One window of the Anolis sagrei isolate rAnoSag1 chromosome 5, rAnoSag1.mat, whole genome shotgun sequence genome contains the following:
- the ZGRF1 gene encoding 5'-3' DNA helicase ZGRF1 isoform X3 codes for MACQEFTVLYTHQKTKKSKVWHDGTLKATVGGNKAILCDERGQVLDSIFVKFKVKPGDDLESDRYMITVESEKVSETGYSDQPKNTEGPKLTNNLKSFGSSSVHLPVGLKRKYMSFKGPRQLEKKAAVEEPVAAVSLATNEFHSSFPPEFYSSSPLFSVPCKKKKECHLIPSNEDDFMKNDGDIACITFPHFVEECKVVPNKNCNTDCVNAGHLHNQMNDGVAKTDNCSNSSEVALQKIRSKAQILRLLNREQKPSKDPGMETTVSPKNLPSTLMKAEFHPEGLFLCEPLKNKMLPFLGCTSNANKETTGHSHAVCSLENSVQTKSRWDAYLPSHLTKQIDETKTDDPGCNKVFGDLPPILRDSKESDNGGGYSEGHEISQVPLSEISISPVTESSVENHLQNLLPHECIMTNESDTEAVSSLDSIHYAKCVGAPKTLEEKHPNSNKDIMNDNLEVFCNDSRNESSPVIGLSDGSVCGDVLDPAQQFAEVNFNLLDSLDFSDTEVEEIPGNAMVLQGTTCLKEEPKIKSEVGIQMSHEKKETSGSQNSQSTFSQANEITCISGSQSLQLCDEISEMPNRIGENSANLHVTIVDKKSDASSTITQNLDHGNLDLLVENVPCKVAANEYSDQTTELQKTNTPLHVPATSNISFMNKSNEQWRELREHNVEPLVCCDNMKPVNSLLTISEKCNSSHSFPQYASSKHFAPEINEPSMDHLSIPPLGSGFQLISSLTKHSTALETMEEMSEENTDILLQKDELREMHKLTASEAKQNFVEVSSVEVQIPPPVHSGVPKLILGSKNLLEDEFHVADENVNKEFSFAEEEDTNNEFLTFNESSQPGNQMMTNSSSNLNLGFTTCASGDLNMIFSTQWNPLQSSDCHSSSSSHRKKTARDLQEQAFQVPRIVPDLPADNTRSLFRIEESASPGSNDMLINLPSFRMRTPFVTIPIDDDFSDSEVHSSVKICEQDQQSFNLSEVNMYDKLEVSDPEDRMCEMSVANNSLEERQRVPTECAFPTVAEQKKESKWQKYQNTTSSNLRTQNTNEVVMTDDIRDECVLGMPLNDTEASWSDAFNNSTPDSGHPQTMKSMLCKQPRNFSSQDSVSEGNKLSLHLNQKFSTKEAAKVLSQLNCSSINRHIKNAHGLIFPSAETVRCADVLKRQMHIPVEFQSLAHYKQVFTTALMEHLNILLFELSQKLHKALEKVDISFYTSVKEREGEELFAPLCKHKIVAKLVTVKKEGRNKGRLFYSCDAPKADRCDFFKWFDDVQPAQMETRPSVILHDVKSIGTYLRCQKIPLYEECQLLIRKTFEMQRKKFNKLKKINIEKASFDDDSKAKLYLKLNQKEPSSMYSKDDIWVVSKTLNFEPFDTFVACSVFYGPSSNNELELVPLKGYSPSNWRSNMIVHALLACNARTELTTMRNIDEYLSSSTLPILQHLLAKPRKNISLSNRAVKQKFKPPTLNTNTTTSGVLSPEMMLNLANKMIQTFQLNHDQALALTQIGAMMTSQETDKEIGKQDALPITVIHGVFGSGKSYLVAIVILFLIEIFETREATNSKRSVPWKVLISSSTNVAVDRVLLCLLDLGFDEFIRVGSVRKIAKPILPYSLHAGSGPENEHLKELFALMREDLTPAEKVYVRKTIELHKLGTNKALLQQVKVVGVTCAACPFPCMKNLTFPIVILDECSQMTEPASLLPVARFQCEKLILVGDPKQLPPTIQGSESAHDQGMEQTLFDRMCLMGYEPVLLRTQYRCHPAISKIANDLFYEGNLLNGISEKDRSPLIDWLPTLCFYNVNGFEQVETDNSFHNMAEAFFIVKLIQSMIASGAGGSMIGVITLYKSQMSKICNLLGAVQSDASLVKAVQVSTVDAFQGAEKEIIVLSCVRTRQVGFIDSEKRVNVALTRGKRHLLIVGNLNCLRKNKVWGRVIQHCTVRKNGLQHVTQFEQQLNDIIKSYMERKKAEEMNKQLEKSKRKSCSQSVN; via the exons ATGGCTTGCCAAGAGTTTACT GTTTTATATACACATCAGAAGACTAAAAAATCCAAAGTGTGGCACGATGGAACTTTGAAGGCAACTGTTGGGGGAAATAAG GCAATCTTATGTGATGAAAGAGGACAGGTTTTGGATAGTATTTTTGTGAAGTTCAAG GTAAAACCTGGAGATGACTTAGAAAGTGATAGGTACATGATTACAGTTGAATCTGAAAAGGTTTCTGAAACTGGTTATAGTGATCAGCCAAAGAACACAGaagggccaaagctaacaaataaCTTGAAGTCCTTTGGCTCCTCATCTGTACATCTTCCAGTTGGCTTAAAGCGAAAATATATG AGTTTCAAGGGGCCACGCCAGTTGGAAAAGAAAGCAGCAGTAGAAGAACCTGTTGCAGCAGTATCACTGGCAACCAATGAATTCCATTCATCCTTTCCACCTGAATTCTATTCTTCttctccattattttctgttccttgcaagaaaaagaaagaatgtcaCCTCATTCCATCAAATGAGGATGATTTCATGAAGAATGATGGAGACATAGCATGTATCACTTTTCCCCACTTTGTTGAGGAATGTAAAGTAGTACCTAATAAAAACTGCAATACTGATTGTGTAAATGCTGGGCATTTACACAACCAGATGAATGATGGAGTAGCCAAGACAGACAATTGTTCAAACAGTAGTGAAGTGGCTTTGCAGAAAATCAGAAGTAAAGCACAAATTTTAAGACTTCTGAATAGGGAGCAAAAACCTTCCAAAGACCCAGGGATGGAAACTACTGTCTCACCAAAAAATCTACCATCAACATTAATGAAAGCAGAATTTCACCCTGAAGGACTGTTTCTATGTGAGCCACTCAAAAACAAGATGTTGCCTTTCTTGGGGTGCACAAGCAATGCTAACAAAGAAACCACTGGACACAGCCATGCAGTGTGCTCCTTAGAAAACAGTGTACAAACAAAAAGTCGATGGGACGCTTATTTGCCCTCCCATTTAACAAAACAAATAGATGAAACAAAAACAGATGATCCTGGATGTAACAAAGTTTTTGGTGATCTGCCACCTATTTTAAGGGACTCCAAAGAGAGTGACAATGGGGGTGGGTACAGTGAAGGCCATGAAATTTCACAAGTGCCTCTTTCAGAAATCAGTATTTCTCCTGTTACTGAAAGTTCTGTCGAAAACCATCTGCAAAACCTTTTACCACATGAGTGCATCATGACTAATGAAAGTGACACTGAAGCTGTGTCATCTTTGGATAGCATTCATTATGCAAAATGTGTAGGTGCACCAAAAACACTGGAAGAAAAACATCCCAATTCAAATAAAGACATAATGAATGATAATTTGGAAGTGTTTTGCAATGACTCACGAAACGAATCTTCTCCCGTAATAGGTTTGTCAGATGGCTCTGTTTGTGGAGATGTTCTCGACCCAGCTCAGCAGTTTGCAGAGGTTAACTTCAATCTGTTGGACTCATTAGATTTTAGTGACACAGAAGTTGAAGAAATTCCTGGAAATGCCATGGTTTTACAAGGCACAACATGTCTTAAAGAAGAGCCTAAAATTAAAAGTGAAGTCGGTATTCAAATGAGCCATGAAAAAAAGGAAACTAGTGGTAGTCAGAATAGTCAGTCAACGTTTTCACAGGCTAACGAGATCACTTGTATATCAGGATCTCAATCATTGCAACTTTGTGATGAAATCTCTGAAATGCccaacagaattggggaaaacagTGCAAATCTTCATGTTACAATTGTTGACAAAAAAAGCGATGCAAGTTCAACAATTACTCAAAACTTAGATCATGGAAATCTTGATTTATTAGTGGAAAATGTCCCTTGTAAAGTAGCTGCTAATGAATATTCTGATCAAACAACTGAACTTCAGAAAACAAATACACCTCTTCATGTTCCTGCAACTTCAAATATTAGCTTTATGAACAAAAGCAATGAACAATGGAGGGAGCTTAGAGAACATAATGTTGAACCATTAGTTTGCTGTGATAACATGAAACCTGTTAATTCTTTGCTGACTATcagtgaaaaatgtaacagttctCATAGTTTCCCCCAGTATGCTTCATCAAAACATTTTGCTCCTGAAATAAATGAACCATCTATGGATCATTTAAGCATCCCTCCGTTGGGAAGTGGTTTCCAGCTAATAAGTTCACTTACCAAACACAGTACAGCTTTAGAGACGATGGAGGAAATGAGTGAGGAAAATACAGACATCCTGTTGCAGAAGGATGAACTAAGAGAGATGCACAAGCTAACTGCATCTGAAG CTAAGCAAAACTTCGTTGAAGTGTCTTCTGTAGAAGTGCAGATACCACCTCCTGTACATTCTGGTGTTCCTAAATTG ATTCTAGGTTCAAAGAACCTTTTGGAAGATGAGTTCCATGTTGCAGATGAAAATGTTAACAAGGAATTCAGCTTTGCTGAAGAAGAAGATACTAATAATGAGTTTT TGACATTCAATGAGTCTTCTCAACCTGGAAACCAGATGATGACAAATTCTTCCTCAAATCTAAATTTGGGTTTCACAACATGTGCTTCAGGGGATCTTAATATG ATATTCTCAACCCAATGGAATCCTTTGCAGTCATCTGACTGTCACTCTTCTTCAAGTTCACATAGAAAAAAGACAGCAAGAGACTTGCAAGAGCAGGCATTCCAGGTGCCCAGAATTGTTCCAGATTTGCCTGCAGACAATACAAGAAGTCTTTTCA GAATAGAAGAATCTGCTAGTCCAGGAAGTAATGACATGTTGATAAACTTACCCAGTTTTAGAATGCGAACTCCCTTTGTGACTATACCTATAGATGATGATTTTTCAGACTCAGAGGTTCATTCTAGTGTAAAGATATGTGAGCAAGACCAACAATCCTTCAATTTGTCAGAAGTCAACATGTATGACAAGCTAGAAGTATCAGACCCTGAAGACAGGATGTGTGAAATGTCTGTAGCCAATAACAGTctagaagaaagacaaagagtgcCTACAGAATGTGCATTTCCTACTGTGgctgaacaaaagaaagaaagcaagtgGCAGAAATACCAAAACACAACTTCTAGTAATTTAAGAACTCAAAACACGAATGAAGTGGTCATGACTGATGACATCCGAGATGAGTGTGTCTTAGGAATGCCACTGAATGACACAGAAGCAAGTTGGAGTGATGCCTTCAATAACAGCACTCCAGACTCTGGGCACCCACAGACAATGAAAAGCATGCTTTGTAAACAGCCAAGAAATTTTAGTAGTCAAGATTCTGTTTCAGAAGGAAATAAACTTTCTCTGCACTTAAATCAGAAGTTTTCCACCAAGGAAGCAGCAAAGGTATTAAGTCAACTGAACTGCAGTAGCATAAACAGACACATCAAG AATGCCCATGGACTTATCTTTCCCAGTGCAGAAACAGTGAGATGTGCAGATGTCCTTAAAAGGCAGATGCATATCCCAGTTGAATTTCAGTCCCTTGCACATTACAAGCAAGTCTTTACTACTGCTTTGATGG AACACTTAAATATATTGCTGTTTGAGCTGTCACAAAAGTTACATAAAGCTCTTGAGAAAGTGGATATATCATTCTATACCTCagtaaaagaaagggaaggagaagaacttTTTGCACCACTCTGCAAACACAAAATTGTGGCTAAATTAGTTACAGTTAAAAAGGAAGGACGGAATAAG GGGCGCCTTTTCTATTCCTGTGATGCGCCTAAAGCTGATAGGTGTGACTTTTTTAAGTGGTTTGATGATGTACAACCTGCCCAGATGGAGACTAGGCCTAGTGTTATACTTCATGATGTGAAGAGTATTGGAACCTATTTGAGATGTCAAAAAATTCCCCTGTATGAAGAGTGCCAGCTTTTGATAAG GAAAACTTTTGAAATGCAAAGAAAGAAATTcaataaactaaaaaaaataaatattgaaaaggCTAGCTTTGATGATGATTCCAAAGCTAAATTATATCTGAAACTGAACCAAAAGGAGCCTTCCTCAATGTATAGCAAAG ATGATATTTGGGTTGTTTCCAAGACACTAAATTTTGAACCTTTCGACACTTTCGTTGCATGCAGTGTTTTCTACGGACCATCATCTAACAATGAATTGGAGCTAGTGCCACTGAAAGGCTATAGCCCCTCAAACTGGCGCTCAAATA TGATAGTTCATGCATTGCTAGCCTGTAATGCTAGAACTGAACTCACAACTATGAGGAATATAGACGAATATCTCAGTTCATCCACTTTACCAATACTGCAGCATTTACTTGCAAA ACCTCGTAAGAATATCTCTCTCAGTAACAGAGCTGTGAAACaaaaattcaaaccaccaactttaAACACAAATACAACAACCTCTGGAGTCTTGAGTCCAGAAATGATGCTAAATTTGGCAAACAAGATGATTCAGACATTTCAGTTGAATCATGATCAGGCACTGGCATTGACTCAGATAGGTGCCATGATGACATCCCAAGAAACTGATAAAGAAATAGGAAAGCAGGATGCTCTCCCTATAACTGTGATACATG GTGTATTTGGGTCTGGCAAAAGTTATTTGGTGGCCATAGTTATCTTGTTCCTCATAGAGATCTTTGAAACCAGAGAAGCAACTAACAGCAAGAGGTCAGTGCCATGGAAGGTATTAATCTCGTCTTCTACAAATGTTGCTGTAGACAGAGTATTGCTATG ccTACTAGATCTTGGATTTGATGAATTTATTAGAGTGGGAAGTGTTAGAAAAATTGCTAAACCAATTCTTCCCTACAG CTTGCATGCTGGCTCAGGACCTGAAAATGAACACCTCAAGGAATTGTTTGCTCTGATGAGGGAGGATTTAACTCCAGCAGAAAAAGTCTATGTAAGGAAAACCATTGAACTCCACAAGCTGGGGACCAACAAAGCTCTGCTGCAACAG GTGAAGGTAGTGGGAGTGACTTGTGCTGCCTGCCCATTCCCTTGCATGAAAAACCTTACATTTCCCATAGTGATTCTGGATGAGTGCAGTCAGATGACCGAACCTGCATCTCTTCTTCCTGTTGCAAG GTTTCAATGTGAAAAGCTGATCCTGGTTGGGGATCCTAAGCAACTACCACCCACCATTCAAGGATCGGAAAGTGCACATGATCAGGGTATGGAACAGACTCTCTTTGACCGGATGTGTTTGATG GGTTATGAGCCAGTATTACTTAGGACACAGTATCGTTGTCATCCTGCTATCTCTAAAATAGCCAATGACTTGTTTTATGAAGGGAATCTATTGAATGGCATTTCTGAAAAAGATCGAAGTCCTCTCATAGATTGGTTACCCACACTGTGTTTTTATAATGTTAATGGCTTTGAACAG GTGGAAACAGACAACAGCTTCCATAATATGGCAGAAGCTTTTTTCATTGTGAAGTTAATCCAGTCTATGATTGCTAGTGGAGCAGGGGGATCTATGATTGGTGTAATAACCCTCTATAAATCACAAATGAGCAAG ATTTGTAATCTGCTTGGTGCTGTTCAGTCAGATGCTTCCCTAGTAAAAGCCGTCCAGGTGTCTACTGTTGATGCTTTTCAAGGAGCAGAAAAGGAAATCATTGTATTATCTTGCGTAAGGACAAGACAAGTTGGCTTCATAGATTCAGAAAAGAGAGTGAACGTGGCACTGACAAGAGGAAAAAGACATTTACTGATAGTAGGGAATCTGAACTGTTTAAGAAAGAACAAAGTTTGGGGACGTGTCATTCAGCACTGCACAG